TCGGCTACCGTCGTTCCCTGAACTACCCGCCCTTTGCGCGGCTGGCGCAGTTGAAAATTTCCGGCCGCCACAAGGAGCGCACGGCGGAGAGTGCCGCGGCGCTGGGGGAGATCTGCCGGCGGCTGAGCCGCCGCGACGAGGTGCTGGCGCGGGCCATCGAGGTGCTGGGCCCGATCGAGGCGCCGCTGGCCCGGATCGCTGGCCAGTACCGCTGGCAGATTCTGGTCAAGGGTCTGGGGGCCGGGCCCCTGAGACGCTTTCTGTGGCTGTTGACCACGGAGCCCGGGCGCGTCCTGAGCCCCCCACAGGTGCGGGTGGCCGTGGACGTCGACCCCGTTTTCATGCTATAGGCAGCGCGCCGCCGGAGGCCGTGCCGGGAGCGGGCGCTTGACTTCGGCTGGCCGGGACATTACCCTTCCCTAAATCTTCCATTCGAGGTGAAAAATGACATTATACCGCCTGTTGCCAAGGCTTGTGCTGGGGCTTCTGGTGCTCTCGGCCGCGACGGCGCCAGCCGCTCGCGCCGGCGCCCAGCCCGCACCCGCGGCGGTCGTTGAGACGACCGCATTTGAATTCGAACCGGTGGTCGACGGCGCGGCCGTGCGCCACGAGTTTACCATCGCCAACCGCGGCGACGCTCCTTTACGCCTCCTGAAAGTCCGCACCGGCTGAGGGTGTGCAGCGGTCTCGTATCCGAGACAGATCCCTCCCGGCGGCGAGGGCAAGATCAAGATTCAGGTGGATACCACCGGCTACGGCGGTCGCGAATTGCGCAAAAGCGCCGTTGTCGATACCGATGACCCGCGGAACCCCGCCATCACCCTGCAGATTTCAGGCAAAGTGGCGCGCTTCGTGACGATCATCCCCCATTCGGTCCAATTCTCGGGGCCGGTGGGCACCCCGATGTCGGCCGTGGTGCGGATCCTCCCCGAGCCGCAGTTCCCCTTCAGGGTGCTCTCCATCAGCCCCAAAACGGGGGATCACATCCGCTGCGACCTCCAGCAAGTCACCGAGTCCGGGCGACCGGTCTACCTGGTGACTGTGGAGAATCTCAAGGTCGACAAGGGCCGTTACCACGATGTCGTGCTGGTCAAAACCGACAGCGGGATCCGGCCCGAGATCAAAATCAGCGTTTTTGGGAACCTTTATGAACGGCCGCCTAAAAGCCAATCCTGAGATCCGGGTGGTCGCCTTCGACTGCGACGGGGTGATGTTCGACTCCGCCGACGCCAACCGGGCCTTCTACAACGACATCCTGCGGCGCATGGGCAGGGCCGAGATGACCCCGGCCCAGTTCGCCTACACCCACATGCACGCGGTTCAGGATTCCATCGCCCACCTGTTTCCCAACCCGGCCGAGCGGGACCAGGCCCACGCGTGCCGGATGGGAATAAATTACGAGCAGTTCATCCCCATCATGCGGATGGCCCCCTATCTCAAGCCGCTGCTGCAAAACCTCAGGCGGCGCTACAAGACCGCCGTCGCCACCAACCGCACCGACACCATGCCGCGCGTGATGTCGGATCACGGTCTCGAAGGTTACTTCGACCTGGTGATCAGCGCCGCCGATGTGCGCCGCCCCAAGCCGCACCCCGAGCCGCTGCTGAAAATTCTCGACTTCTTCGAAGTGTCACCGCGGGAGATGATTTACGTGGGGGATTCGGAAGTCGACCGGCTGGCGGCCGCCGCGGCCGGCATTCCGCTGGTGGCCTACAGAAACCGCGAGCTGGCCGCCGATTTTCATGTGGACGACATGCAAGCCCTGGAAACGCTGCTGCTGGAGCGCAACCCTACCCTCTGAACCCGCCCGGATTCTTCCCGCACCCCGCACCATTTTTCCCAGGCGCCCCCACGATCCGCCCATGTATGTTGCAAAACGGCTTGCGCGCCCGGGGTTCCCGGCAAGGGCGCTTCATGCCGTGGGGGTGGTGGGGGGAACCGCGCAGCCTGCCGCAACGTGGCGCCGGACCCGTTCCAGGGCGGCCTCAAGCCCGTCGGCCGGCGGCAGGCGAACGCTGATTTTTTTGATGTAGCCGCGCGTTTGCAGGGCCTGGAAGGAGGGCTGGAAGTTCAGGTCGAACACCCAGCCGAGCTGAAGCAGCTTGAAGTCGTTGAAACTGCGGAGGGTTGCCAGGTCCACCATCCGGCCGGCCGCCAGGCTGGCGATCGCCGCCGGCGAGCAGGTGGGCAAATCCGGCAGCCCCAGTTCGATCACCGGGTCGGGCGCCTCCCGGCGGCGGTCGTAATAGTCGGTGACCACTTTCCAGATGTCCAGCTTGTCGGCGTCGCGCAGCAGGCGCATCAGCAGCCGCCCGAAGCCCGGCGGGCCGCCCGGCAGGCGGGCGGCGTTGTGGAAGGCCACGGCCCGGACGATCAGCCGCCTTTCGGCCCGCGGCAGGGCGTGCAAGACGCGCTGGGCCGCCATCGTGCGCAGGCTCAGGTGGGCGTGATTGGCCGAAGCCCGGTCCAGAAACGTGCCGTAGCGGGCATATTGGGGGAAGCGGCCGACGTCGTGCATCAGGGCCGCGGCCTGGGCCAGGCGCAGTTGGGGCTCCGGCAGGCCCAGTCGCCCGCCCAGCATGCGGATATCGTCGCGAACCCGCAGGCTGTGGTCGTATTTCAAGCGCACCGGGCGGTCGTAGACCGGATCCCGACGGTAGAACCCCTGAACGAAGGCGTCGAGCCAGGTCTCCAGGCGGGTGAGGTCGGCGGGGGTCACAGGAAGCGCGACTCGATCAGATCGGCCAGCGCCGTGACCTGATCGAAGCCGTAAACGGGTGCCGCCACCGTCACGGGGGCGTCGGTCACCATGGCGATGCGGCTGCCGTCGGGCAGGTCAAGGGGGCTGTGGTTGCATTCGGCGCGGTAAACTTCGATTTTGGGTTTGTCCGCGTGTTTGTAGCCTTCGGTGATGATCAGATCCATGTCTGCGAAGTAGGGCAGGAGATCGTCTATCTCCTGGGACTGCAGGCGCTTGACCAGCGAAAGGCTTTCCCCTGAGGTGACCATCACGGCGTCGGCGCCGGCCTGCCGGTGGCGCCAGCTGTCCTTGCCCTGACGGTCGATGTCGAATCCGCGGGAGGTGTGTTTGATGGTACCGATCCTGTAGCCGCGGCGCTTGAGCTCGGGAATCAGGCGTTCAATCAGGGTGGTCTTGCCGCAGTCGGATTTGCCGACAATGGAAATGATCGGGGGCATTGAACTTCACCTATGGCACCGGAATAAGTGCGCGTAAAACTAAGCTCCACCACCGCCCTTGTCAAGCCGCGGCGGGCCGCTGCGCCCCGGCGGTTATTCCCCTTGGGCGGTTTTATACGGCTTGACCAGCAGGACCGGGATGGTCGCGCTTTTGCTGATGCGCTCGGCCACCGATCCGAAGACGATTTTGTCGATGCCCTTGCGGCCGTGGGTTCCCATGATGATCAGGTCGATGTTTTCAGCCTGGGCGTAGTTCAGGATCTGATCGCAGATGTCGCCGGAGACCACCTGGGCGCGCGTGTCGGGGTAGTCCTTGAAAAACTCCTGGCGGAACTCCTCCAGCCGTTGGGTGGCGCCCTCGACCACGTCCCGTTCGAAGCGGTCCACCGTGGGGTGGGGCACGTAAATGCTGGTGAAATATTCAAACACGCGTGCCACGAAGAGCAGGTGGATCTGGGCGCCGAACTTCTCGGCCATCATGGTCACGCAGGAAACCAGCTGCGGCGATGTCTCCGAAAGATCCACCGGGAAGAGTATCTTTTTAAAATCTGCCATGCTCCGTCTCCTTTCCATGGTGAGGGGCGTGGGGGCCCCCGAAATCCGGATGATCCCGGACTATACAGGAACTCCGGCGGCGCTTCAAGCACCCCCGCAGCCTGGCTGGCCGGCGGCTTTGGGATCCGCTTTTGATCCTGGGGCGGCCTGTGGTATACAAGCGATCGCAGTCGCAGCAATCACCGGCGCCACAAAGTGCGGCACTGGTTTTTGGCGTGGCTCTCAATTTTGGGCGGCGCTGCCAAAGCCCCAGCGCCGCCACGGCATTCGGAAGGAGGACCCAAGCCATGAAACTCGGCATCATCGGTCTCGCCCGGGCGGGCAAGACGACCGTTTTCGAGGCCCTGACCGGCAATCTAGCCGAAGGCGCCCACAAGGGGGAGAGCCGCATCGGAACCATCCGGGTGCCCGATGAACGGATCGACATTCTCAGTCGGCTCTACACCCCGCGCAAGACCATTTATGCCACGGTGGCCTATTTCCTGCCGGGTTTCCAGGGGGGCACCCGCGAGGGCGGCGCCAGGGAGCAGCAGCCCTGGCAGCAGACCCGCGACTGCGACGCCCTGATCCACGTCGTGCGCAATTTCAGCGGCTACGGTTTCGAGGTCCCCCGGCCGGCGGCGGACCTTGCGGCCCTGGACCAGGAGCTGATCCTGGCCGATCTGGTGGTGGTGGAAAAGCGCCTGGAGCGGCTGGAACTCGACCAGAAGCGCGGCAAGAAGCCCGATCTCGAGGAGCTATCGCTGCTCACCGCCTGCCGCGATGGGCTGGAAAAAGAGCTGCCGCTGCGGGCCGCGCCGGCCCTGGCCGCGGCCCCCCAGCTGCGGGGCTTCGCCTTCCTGTCGGCCAAGCCGATGCTGGTGCTGTTCAACAACGAGGACGACGACGACACCTTTCCGGCCGCGGTGGGGCCGGTGCAGCGGGAAAACGGCATGGTGATGCGCGCCAAGCTGGAGCACGAGTTGGTCCAGATGTCGGCGGAAGAGGCCGCCGAGTTTCTGGCGGAGTTCGCCATCGCCGAGTCGGCCATGGATCGGGTGATCAAAAAGTCATACGACCTGCTGGGGCTGATTTCCTTTTTCACCGTGGGCGAGGATGAGGTTCGGGCCTGGACCGTGCGGCGCGGCACCGCCGCCCTGGATGCCGCGGATGTGATCCACTCGGACATCAAGAAAGGCTTTATCCGGGCCGAGGTGCTGGCCTACCGGGACCTCATGGCGGCCGGCAGTTACGCCGCCGCTCGCAAACAGGGCACCGTGCGCCTGGAGGGCAAAACTTACGCGATGCAGGACGGCGACATCGTCAATTTCCGCTTCAACCTCTGACCCTTTTCACCCACCGGCCGCCCGCAGCGCCGGGTCAGTCGGCGCGCAGCTCCTCCTTGAGCAGGCAGCAGGCCACCCGGTAGCGCGGGCGGCCGGCGGCGTCATAGGCCAGGTTGCCCGGCTGGATCAGCTTGTTCATCACGCAGCCTTCAGGGATGTCCAACTGGAAGAGCGCCGCCTCGTTGATGCCGCCGGTTTCCCGCAGGCCGTCGTCGCCAATCGTCAGGCTATGCAGCGGGTAGTCCTCGCACAGGGGGCAGCGGTAGACCCGGCCGTTGGGGAAAACGAAGTAGTTGCAGGCCACCCGCCCGGCGCAGGCAAACGGTTCGCCGGGGTCCAGAAAGACCTTCGGATAGGTGACGGTGATGCCCCGGGCCGCCGCCCGCTCGGCCACTGCCGGGACGGTCTCGCACCACTCCTGGCGCGACACCTGGGGCCCACCGGGGTCCCGGGCGCCGCCGGCCTCGCGGGCGGACTGACCCCGCAGGCCGATCACCTGGATGAAAAAGCGCTCCACCCCCAGGGCTTGCAAGAGGGGCGGCATCTGGGGCAGCTCATTGATGTTGTCGCGGCTGACGGTGAAGATCAGGCTGGCGCCAAACCCGGCCTTGACCGCCTTGCGGATGCCGGCGGTGCAGGCCGCATAGCTGCCCGCGCCGCGGATGCGGTCGTTTACCGGCGCGCTGGCGCCGTCGAGGCTGAAGCTGAAATAGTCCACCTCCGCTGGGGTGACCCGCCCGAGGATGTCGTTAAACAGGTAGCCGTTGGTGTCGATGGTGACCGAGGCATAGCCCAGGCGGCGGGCGCTTTGCACCGCCTGGGCAAGCTCCGGGTGCAGGGTGGGCTCGCCGCCCAGGAAGATCACGTTGGCGGTCGGGCTTTTGTCGGCAAACAGCGCCAGCCAGCGCTCGATGGTGGCCAGGGGCAGGCTCTCACGGCCGTGCTGGGCGGGGTTGATGTAGCAGTGGCGGCAGCGCAGGTTGCAGCGGGTCAGGATGTGGAAAAAAAGATTGGTGGCGTTTTTGGAAAACGCGACGGTCCGTTTCATGGGCAGGGGGCACCAGGCAGCTGCAGGGACCCTTCAGCCCCGGTGCTGCTTTAGATTTTCCAGCTCTTTTTTGGTTTTGACCAGCTCCTCGTTGGTCAGGCGCAGCCTGAGGGAAATGAACTCCGAAAAGATCCGGTAGAGCAGCAGCAGGAAGTTGGCGCGCTCGTCATCGGAGGCAAGGCGGTCGGTGGCCGAGGTGTCCACCGCCAGGCTGATGGTCTTGCCCTCGGCGTAGACCGAGGCCGACCGCGACAGACCGTCCAGAATCCGCATCTCGCCGAGAATTTCACCGACCTTGTCGATGTGCCGGATGGCCACCCCGTTTTTTTCCACGCGGACCCTGCCGGCCAGCAGAAAGTAAATCCAGGGGTCCCGCTCGCCCTCCTCGATGATCAACTCCCCGTCGCCGTATTCGCGGATCTTGCTCAGCCGCAGGAGCTGCTTCAGGCTGCCGGTTTCAAAATTCTTCAGCGGCGAGAGGGTCATCAGTTTCTGGATGTTCTGGACATTGTCCTGCAGAAACTTGGATTCGATCATGATGCGCTCCTTGGGATCCCTCTGGCGCGGGTGCCGGGCGGCGGTTCACGCCACACATTCCAGGCAGTCCTTGCTCAGGTGCTCGTCGAAGTGAACCGGGTATTTTCCGTCAAAGCAGGCCTTACAGAAGGTGTGCTCGGGGTTGGGGACGCCGGTGGAGGTCAACAGGCCCTCCAGGCTCAGGTAGTAGAGGGAATCCAGACCCAGCAGGCCGGTCAGTTCCGCCACCGATTTGCTGGCGGCGATCAGCTCGCCCTTGGACGAAAAATCGATCCCGTAGTGGCAGGGAAAGCGGTGGGGGGGGCCGCTGACCCGCAGATGGATCCGTTTGACGCCGATTTCCCGAAGGGCTTTGACGCGGGTTTTGACGGTGGTGCCGCGGATGATGGAGTCTTCGATGATGATGATGTCCTTGCCGCGCAGCAGCTCCCGGACCGGGTTGAGCTTGATTCGCACCCCGAAGTCCCGCATGCTCTGGGTGGGCTGAATGAATGTGCGCCCGACGTAGTGGTTGCGGATCATTCCCAGCTCGAAGGGAATTCCCGAGGCTTCGGAGTAGCCCAATGCGGCGTAGGTCCCGGAATCCGGAAAGGGCATCACCAGATCGGCCGCCACCGGCGCCTCCTGGGCCAGCCGGCGGCCGTGGGCCTTGCGCGTCTGGTAGACGTTGCGGCCGCCGAAGATGCTGTCGGGCCGGGCGAAATAGATGAACTCGAAAATGCAGAAGGCCTGCCGGTCCGCCGGGCGGGTGTGGATCGACTTGATGCCGCTGTCGCTGATGATGATGATTTCGCCGGGGTCCAGCTCCCGAATGAACTCCGCCTGAACCAGGTCGAAGGCGCAGGTTTCCGATGCCAGGACGTAGCTGCCGTTGAGTTTGCCCAGGCACAGGGGGCGGAAGCCGTGGGGGTCGCGGATGCCGATGACCTCGCCGCGGCTGGTGAGCATGACCAGCGAAAAGGCGCCTTTGAGGCGCGTGGCGGCCTCCACCAGGGCCTGCTGGAAGCCGTAGCGCAGGCTCTTGACGAAGAGATGCAGGAAGATCTCACTGTCCATGGTGGTCTGAAAAATGGAGCCGGATTCCTCCAGCTCGTTTTTCAGCGCCTGGGCATTGACGATGTTGCCGTTGTGACCCACGGCGTAGGACCGCTGGCGGTGGCGGACGACAAACGGCTGGGCGTTGTTGAGGATCGAGCTGCCGGTGGTGGAGTAGCGCACGTGGCCGACGGCGCTGGTGCCGCCCAGCTGATCCAGGTGCTCGTCGTCGAAGACCTCCGGCACCAAGCCCATCCCCTTGTGGGACACGATGCTTTTCTCGCGGCTGACCGCGATCCCGGCGCTTTCCTGGCCGCGGTGCTGCACGGCGTAGAGGCCGAAATAGGCCAGGCGGGCGGCATCGGTGTGGCCGTGGATGCCGAACAGGCCGCAGGCCTCGCGGGGCTTGTCGTCAAAATCGGGTCGGACGGCGGCGGCGCAGGGCGCATCCCCGTCAGTCTGGAAGTTCATAAAAAAGCCTTTGGCTGGCGGGATCACGCTGGGTGGGGTCATGCAGCGGCTGCCGGCGATCCCGTGTCCGGGGCGGCCCCCCATGTGGGGCTGCCGGGTTCTTAATTGACACATTATGAGCACCTTGTAAATGCCCGCGGCCGGCGGGGCTAGCCGGGGCTGCGGTGGTACTCCTGGATGGTCTTGACCTCCAGGGCCGCCGCCCGCAGCGCCTGGATGCCGCGGCTGATGGCCATGGCGCCGGCAATCGTGGTGGTGTAGGGCAGGCCGAACTTGATCGCCGCACGCCGGATCATGAAGCCGTCCCGGCGGGTCTCGCCGCCGGTGGCGGAGTTGATGATCATCTGGATCTCGCCGTTTTTGATGGCGTCCAGGACGTGGGGGCGGCGGCCGGTGGAAACCTTGGCGAGATTGCGGCTGGGGATCCCGTTGGCGGAGAGAAACGCGCCGGTGCCGGCGGTGGAGAGGATCGTGAAGCCCATGGCGTGGAAGCGGGCCGCCACAGGCAGCACTGCGGGTTTGTGGCGGTCGTTGACGCTGATGAAAATGCCGCCCCGCGTGGGCAGCTTCTGCCCGGCCCCCAGCTGGGCCTTGGCATAGGCCGGCCCGAATTCGGCGTCGATCCCCATCACCTCCCCGGTGGATTTCATCTCGGGCCCCAGCAGGGTGTCCACCTTGGGGAAGCGGTTGAAGGGCAGGACCGCCTCCTTGACCGCCACATGCCGCGGGACCACCTCCGAGCCAAGGCCCGCCTCGGCCAGGGACTGGCCCAGCATCACCTTGGTGGCCAGCTTGGCCAGGGGCACGCCGGTGGCCTTGCTGACGAACGGGACCGTCCGCGAGGCCCGCGGGTTGACCTCCAGCACGTAGAGCTGGCCGCCCTTGATGGCGTACTGCACGTTCATCAGGCCGACCACTTTCAGCTCGGCCGCCATGGCCCGGGTGGCCGCGGCGATCTCGTCGCAGACCGTCGCGGCAAGGCTGTAGGGCGGGAGCACGCAGGCCGAGTCGCCGGAATGGATGCCGGCCTCCTCGATATGCTCCATGATGCCGCCGATCAAGGTGCTGCGCCCGTCGGAGATGGCATCCACATCCACCTCGATGGCGTCTTCGAGGAACTTGTCGATCAGCACCGGGTGGCCCGGAGAGGCCTGGATGGCCAGGCGGGTGAAATTTTCCAGGTCCCCCCGGTGGTAGACGATTTTCATCGCCCGGCCGCCCAGCACGTAGGAGGGGCGCACGATCACCGGGTAGCCGATTGCCTCGGCGACCTTTGCGGCCTCGGCCACCGACAGGGCCGTGCCGTTGGCCGGCTGCAGCAGCCCCAGTTTTTTGAGCATCGACTGGAACTCTTCGCGGTCCTCGGCGCGGTTGATGTCATCGGGGTGGGTGCCCAGGATCGGCACGCCGGCCTGCGCCAGGGGGACTGCCAGGTTGAGGGGCGTCTGCCCGCCGAACTGGACGATGACCCCAAAAGGCTGCTCGGTCTCCACGATGTGCAGGACATCCTCCAGGGTCAGCGGCTCGAAATAGAGCTTGTCGGAGGTGTCGTAGTCGGTGGAGACCGTCTCGGGGTTACTGTTGACCATGATGCTTTCCACCCCTTCCTCGCGCAGCGCAAAGGAGGCGTGGACGCAGCAGTAGTCGAATTCGATCCCCTGGCCGATGCGGTTGGGGCCCCCGCCCAGAATCATGACCTTGCGGCCGCCGGACAGGCGGGCCTCGTTTTCCTGCTCGTAGCTGGAGTAGTAGTAGGGGGTGGCGGCCCGGAATTCGGCGGCGCAGGTGTCCACCAGTTTGTAGACCGGCAGGATCCCCTCCGCACGCCGGCGCGCCCGCAGCGCGGCTTCGGGGAGGCCGCCGAGGTGCGCGAGCTGGCGATCGGAATAGCCCCGGCGCTTGGCCCGCCGCAGCAGGGGCGTCGGCAGATCGCCGGCTGCCGCGCGCAGTTTCCCCTCGAAGGCCGTGAGCTCCTCCAGCTGATGGAGAAACCAGGGGTCGATGCCGCTGAGTTCATGGATCCGCTGGATGGAAAACCCGGCCCGCAGGGCGTGGCGCAGGTGGAAGATCCGCTGGGAGTTGGGCACCGCCAGCTTCTGTTCGATGAGCGCGGCGGACGGCGGTTTTTCGTCGCACTCCGGCGCTTCGCCCGGATCCTGGCCGTCGGCCCCGAACCCGTGGCGGCCGATTTCCAGCGAGCGCAGGCCCTTCTGGAGGGACTCCTTGAATGTCCGGCCGATGGCCATGGTCTCGCCCACCGATTTCATCGCGGTGGTGAGGACATCCTCGGTTTCGGGGAATTTCTCGAAGGTCCAGCGCGGGATCTTGACCACCACGTAGTCCAGGGTGGGCTCGAAGGCGGCCACGGTCTCGCCGGTGATATCGTTGGGGATTTCATCCAAGGTGTAGCCCACGGCCAGCTTGGCGGCGATCTTGGCGATGGGAAACCCGGTGGCCTTGGAGGCCAGGGCCGAGCTGCGCGACACCCGCGGGTTCATTTCCACCACCACCATCTCGCCGTCGCGCGGGTTGACCGCGAACTGGACATTCGAGCCGCCCGTGTCCACCCCGATTTCGCGCATGATCGCCAGCGAGGCGTCGCGCATGACCTGGTACTCGCGGTCGCTCAAGGTCTGGGCCGGCGCCACGGTGATGCTGTCGCCGGTGTGGACGCCCATGGGGTCCAGGTTTTCGATGGAGCAGACGATCACCACGTTGTCGTGGGTGTCGCGCATGACTTCCAGCTCGAACTCCTTCCAGCCCAGCACCGATTCCTCCAGCATCACCTGGCCGATCAGACTGGCGTCCAGACCGGCCTTGGCCATCTTCTCGAGGTCCTCGATGTTGTAAGCCACCCCCCCGCCGGTGCCCCCCAGGGTGAAGCTGGGGCGGACGATCAACGGAAAGCCGATTTCGGTGGCCGCCGCGCGCGCCTGGTCCATGTCGGTGGCGATGGCGCTGTGGGGTATGCGCAGGCCGATCTTCGCCATGGCCTGGCGGAAGCGGTCGCGGTCCTCGGCTTTCTCGATGGCATCGATGGAGGCGCCAATCAGCTCCACCCCGTATTCTTCCAGAACCCCCATGCGGGCCACGGCCACCGCGGTGTTCAGCCCGGTCTGGCCGCCCAGGGTGGGCAGCAGGGCATCCGGGCGTTCGCGGGCGATGATTTTCGCCACCGTTTCGGGGGTCACCGGCTCGATGTAGGTGCGGTCGGCCATTTCGGGGTCGGTCATGATGGTGGCCGGGTTGCTGTTGACCAGCACGACCTGGTAGCCCTCCTCGCGCAGCGCCTTGCAGGCCTGGGTGCCGGAGTAGTCGAACTCGCAGGCCTGGCTGATGATGATGGGGCCGGCGCCGATGATCAGGATTTTCTGGATGTCCGTGCGTCTTGGCATAGTGCTTTCGCGGTGGCCCCTTATCCCCTGAAGGTTTGGATCATGCGAACGAATTCGTCGAAGAGGTAGTGGGCGTCGTGGGGGCCGGGGGAGGCTTCGGGGTGGTACTGGACCGCCAGAATCGGGTAGTGGCGGTGCCGGAAGCCCTCCACGGTGTTGTCGTTTAAATTGACGTGGGTGATGGTGATCGCGTCGTCGCCGACGGCCTCGCGCCGGACCCCGAAGCCGTGGTTCTGGGAGGTGATTTCCACCCGCCCGTTGGCGAGGTTCTTGACCGGCTGGTTGGCCCCGCGATGGCCGAACTTGAGTTTGAAGGTCCGGCTGCCCAGGGCCAGGCAGAGAAGCTGGAAGCCCAGACAAATGCCGAAGATGGGCCGGTAGCCCAGCAGCTCGCGGATGGTGGCGATGGCCCCGGCGACCGGCTCGGGGTCCCCGGGCCCGTTGGAGAGGAAGATCCCGTCGGGTGCCAGGCGCCGGATGGCCGCGGCCGGGGTGTTGCCGGGAACCACGATGACCTCGCAGCCGGCGGCCGTCAGTTGCCGCAGGATGTTGTATTTGATGCCAAAGTCCAGCGCCACCACCCGCCGGGTCGGCGCGGCGCTTTGCCACAAGGTGCTGTCCAGCGGGGCGTCCGCAGGCGCCAGCGGCTGGGGTCCGCCGTCTTGCCAGCGGTAGGGCCGGGTGGTGGCCACCAGTCCGGTCAAATCCCGCCCCACCATGCTGGGGATCTCCCGTGCGCGGGCCGACAGGCTGGCCGGGTCCAGGTCCCGGGTGGAGATAAAGCCCCGCATGGCGCCGGCGGTGCGCAGGTGGCGGGTGAGGGCGCGGGTGTCGAGGGCTTCCACGCCGAGGACCTCCCCGGACCGCAGGTAGTCGGCCAGGGTCCCGCTGGCGCGGAAGTTGCTGGGAAAGCGCTGGTATTCGCGCACCACGAAGGCCGCCACCTGGATCCGCTCGGACTCCACGTCCTCCAAGTTCACCCCGTAGTTGCCGATCAGCGGGTAGGTCATGGTGACGATCTGCCCCTTGTAGGAAGGGTCCGTCAGAATTTCCTGATACCCGGTCATGCTGGTATTGAAGACCATCTCGCCGCCGGCCTCGCCCGGGCCGGTGAACGCGCGGCAGGTGAAATGGCGGCCGTCTTCGAGGGCTAAGAGTGCATCCATGTGGGTTTCATCGTCTTTGAGGGTTTCGCAAAAAGTCCCATTTCTGCGTTGCGCTGCATCTCGAAGTCGCTGCGGCGTAAATAAGTACTCCTCACGCCGCTGAGATTTGCGCGCCGTAAATTGAACTTTTTTCGAAACCGTCTGGTTTTTGAAT
This portion of the Desulfobacteraceae bacterium genome encodes:
- the carB gene encoding carbamoyl-phosphate synthase large subunit; translation: MPRRTDIQKILIIGAGPIIISQACEFDYSGTQACKALREEGYQVVLVNSNPATIMTDPEMADRTYIEPVTPETVAKIIARERPDALLPTLGGQTGLNTAVAVARMGVLEEYGVELIGASIDAIEKAEDRDRFRQAMAKIGLRIPHSAIATDMDQARAAATEIGFPLIVRPSFTLGGTGGGVAYNIEDLEKMAKAGLDASLIGQVMLEESVLGWKEFELEVMRDTHDNVVIVCSIENLDPMGVHTGDSITVAPAQTLSDREYQVMRDASLAIMREIGVDTGGSNVQFAVNPRDGEMVVVEMNPRVSRSSALASKATGFPIAKIAAKLAVGYTLDEIPNDITGETVAAFEPTLDYVVVKIPRWTFEKFPETEDVLTTAMKSVGETMAIGRTFKESLQKGLRSLEIGRHGFGADGQDPGEAPECDEKPPSAALIEQKLAVPNSQRIFHLRHALRAGFSIQRIHELSGIDPWFLHQLEELTAFEGKLRAAAGDLPTPLLRRAKRRGYSDRQLAHLGGLPEAALRARRRAEGILPVYKLVDTCAAEFRAATPYYYSSYEQENEARLSGGRKVMILGGGPNRIGQGIEFDYCCVHASFALREEGVESIMVNSNPETVSTDYDTSDKLYFEPLTLEDVLHIVETEQPFGVIVQFGGQTPLNLAVPLAQAGVPILGTHPDDINRAEDREEFQSMLKKLGLLQPANGTALSVAEAAKVAEAIGYPVIVRPSYVLGGRAMKIVYHRGDLENFTRLAIQASPGHPVLIDKFLEDAIEVDVDAISDGRSTLIGGIMEHIEEAGIHSGDSACVLPPYSLAATVCDEIAAATRAMAAELKVVGLMNVQYAIKGGQLYVLEVNPRASRTVPFVSKATGVPLAKLATKVMLGQSLAEAGLGSEVVPRHVAVKEAVLPFNRFPKVDTLLGPEMKSTGEVMGIDAEFGPAYAKAQLGAGQKLPTRGGIFISVNDRHKPAVLPVAARFHAMGFTILSTAGTGAFLSANGIPSRNLAKVSTGRRPHVLDAIKNGEIQMIINSATGGETRRDGFMIRRAAIKFGLPYTTTIAGAMAISRGIQALRAAALEVKTIQEYHRSPG
- the carA gene encoding glutamine-hydrolyzing carbamoyl-phosphate synthase small subunit, which encodes MDALLALEDGRHFTCRAFTGPGEAGGEMVFNTSMTGYQEILTDPSYKGQIVTMTYPLIGNYGVNLEDVESERIQVAAFVVREYQRFPSNFRASGTLADYLRSGEVLGVEALDTRALTRHLRTAGAMRGFISTRDLDPASLSARAREIPSMVGRDLTGLVATTRPYRWQDGGPQPLAPADAPLDSTLWQSAAPTRRVVALDFGIKYNILRQLTAAGCEVIVVPGNTPAAAIRRLAPDGIFLSNGPGDPEPVAGAIATIRELLGYRPIFGICLGFQLLCLALGSRTFKLKFGHRGANQPVKNLANGRVEITSQNHGFGVRREAVGDDAITITHVNLNDNTVEGFRHRHYPILAVQYHPEASPGPHDAHYLFDEFVRMIQTFRG